The following are encoded in a window of Lichenicola cladoniae genomic DNA:
- a CDS encoding fumarylacetoacetate hydrolase family protein: protein MKLLRYGPKGHEKPGLLDPAGQIRDLSDHVADIAGAALLPETLRKLASLDPSTLPPVVGGPRLGACVGAVGKFVCIGLNYSDHAKETGSPIPKEPILFAKWTSAIIGPNDDVEIPVGSEKTDWEVELGVVIGQGGRNIDEAQALDHVAGYCVINDVSERAWQLERGGTWDKGKGCDTFGPIGPWLVTTDEVPDPQALGLWLEVDGHRYQDGNTSTMVFGVRTLVSYCSQFMSLQPGDIISTGTPPGVGLGCKPPVFLRAGQVMRLGIDGLGEQRQTVSMAK from the coding sequence ATGAAGCTTTTGCGCTACGGCCCCAAGGGCCACGAAAAGCCCGGACTGCTCGATCCGGCCGGCCAGATCCGTGACCTGTCCGATCATGTCGCCGATATCGCAGGCGCGGCCCTGCTGCCGGAGACGCTGCGCAAGCTGGCCTCGCTCGACCCATCCACCCTGCCGCCGGTTGTGGGCGGGCCCCGGCTCGGAGCCTGCGTCGGCGCGGTCGGCAAGTTCGTGTGCATCGGGTTGAACTACTCGGACCACGCCAAGGAGACCGGTTCTCCGATCCCCAAGGAGCCGATTTTGTTCGCCAAATGGACCAGCGCCATCATCGGTCCGAACGACGACGTGGAAATCCCGGTCGGCTCGGAAAAGACCGACTGGGAAGTCGAACTCGGCGTAGTGATCGGCCAGGGCGGCCGCAATATCGACGAGGCGCAGGCGCTCGACCATGTCGCCGGCTACTGCGTCATCAACGATGTGTCCGAGCGGGCGTGGCAGCTCGAGCGTGGCGGCACCTGGGACAAGGGCAAGGGCTGCGACACGTTTGGTCCGATCGGACCGTGGCTGGTCACCACCGACGAGGTGCCCGATCCGCAGGCGCTCGGCCTGTGGCTCGAGGTCGACGGACATCGCTACCAGGACGGCAACACCTCGACGATGGTATTCGGAGTGCGCACCCTGGTCAGCTACTGCAGCCAGTTCATGAGCCTGCAACCCGGCGACATCATCTCCACCGGAACCCCGCCCGGCGTCGGGCTGGGCTGCAAGCCGCCGGTGTTCCTGCGTGCCGGCCAGGTGATGCGTCTCGGCATCGACGGTCTCGGCGAGCAGCGCCAGACGGTCTCGATGGCGAAGTAA